The Hippoglossus stenolepis isolate QCI-W04-F060 chromosome 3, HSTE1.2, whole genome shotgun sequence genomic sequence GGCTGATTAAAATATAGAGAGGTTCAGATAAAGAAATTCTCCTAGGGTCCAGAACTCTTAGATGTATTGAGTATAGCACTGTGTTGCCTCACAGCATAAAGGTTTACAGTTTGAATCCCCGTCTTTCTGTATGGACTTTGCATTTTCTCCCTGTGACTGTGGGTTTTCTCTAGATGCTCTGGCTTttttcccacagtccaaagacatagAGACTGGGGTTAGATACCCCGCCTCTCACCACTTTGGTGGGCCACCCCCtatgaccctcaaaggataagtggtatggatggatggatgagtcaATAACTATCAAAGCaaagaaagaataaatcaatattatttaaataatatcttcgtcagttttcacactgaactTTAGAGATTTTAGATAAGTACTCTAATAAAATGTTTCAATCTTTATTGTAGGAACAAATTAAAGCTGTAAATTAAGTTCCTTTACTTACTCATaacttttcttacttttctatGACTCACTTATCACAGTTTATTCTTCTTCCTATCATCTCCCCACCTTGTGAATCTCACTCACCGACTCTGGTCGGTCGTAATGGTCATCAGAATTCACAGATTTCATTGGCTGAGTGGCATCAGTGAGAGGATTTACAACAAATGCAGTTGTTCAGTGAATTTCCTGGGCGGCTGTATCAAGGCTAGAAAAGCTTTGCCGTTCAAAATAGAAACGCTCTGTTAAAATGTGACAGTTCTCAATGATATATCGGTTATAGGTTGGACACGTCTGGGCTCAGATCCAGACTGTGGTGCGACTTTTAGTGACCTCTGGTTTAGACAATTAAGATGACTCTTTTGCAAACTATTAACGCATTTACTATCGTAGCTGCTGTGCGTTATGTCACAGCAGCCAATGGTTAACACTGAGTCTGTCTTCATTTGTAAAACTGTGGAGCACGTGGCAGGTTTTCTAAAAACCATCTGTCCCCTTCAGGAACTGGCAGCTGCGGGTGAGCAGTTTGACATGATCTTCATTGATGCTGACAAGAATAATTACATCAACTACTACAACTTCATCCTGGACAACAACCTGCTGAAACTACGAGGTGTCATATGTGTAGACAACTCGCTGTTCAAAGCAAAGGTTTATCTTAAAGACACCACCGACGCCAACGGACTGGCGCTTCGAGAATTCAACCAGTTCGTCTTGAGTGATCCACGTGTGGAACAGGTTAAGTTTCAAACCTCtacatgagagtgtgtgttttacaggtattacatttttttgttaatgaTGTCTGTCTTGTTTAAAGGTCATCATCCCCCTCAGAGACGGCATCAGTATAATCCGTCGGGTGTCTGTGGCCTCTGAATGCTCAAGGACACAGGTGCAGTTTAACCCCGGTGTTATAGAATCACACAGCTCACACATCACACTTTTTACAATAGCATCTTTCTCACTGCTCATGTCCTCTCTGGTTCTTAGTGTAAAATAACGGATGACGAGGTTTTCCGTGGGGTCAAGGGGCAGCCCATCCTCGACCGGATGCGTCTTGATGGAAAGGTGGCCTACGTGACAGGTGCTGGTCAGGGGATAGGCCGAGGATTTGCTCACGCCCTGGGGGAGGCTGGTGCGAAGGTGGCTGTAGTGGACATGGACAAAGTTAAAGCTGAGACTGTGGCCGAAGAGCTCTCCCTGAAAGGTACggcatgcaaacacaacaaatattaCATTGCCATGTTGTGTGCCAACCAGCTGGTCAAacttagtagtagtagtagtagtatagtagtagtagtagttgtataTATAGTTTACTTCATAATGAATTAATCTGctgattcattaattaattgtttAGTTAATCAATTTTTAGTCATTAGTCTTTTAGACTATTACAACTCATTTTATTCGGGTTTAAGCCAAAAATTATTTTCACGCCCTCAGCTTGTACACATCTGCTGAGCTTTTAATTGCTTGATTTTATTgactacatttgtttttatcatacATTGAAAAGTActataaagtgtattattattattttttttattattattattattattattattatactttcCCTCTGGGTGTGTGCACTTCGAATTTGTACCAAATGTCATTCACAGTTTTTGCTTCATgtccagcagatggcagcataGTAAAGGATAAGATATTTTCTAACTGATCAAACTTGTTCATGAAACTTTTCTCTGATCGTTGGGattttctctccactttccTTTTACAGAATTATATTTCATATACATTAGAAATAAATGGGAAATACATTTACCTGTAATATTGTTTAATCAGattttttatcttgtgtgttttatacGTTGTAAATCAAGTTTATCAAAACTACACTTCTAAAATGCCCATCGATAGAAGTTGTGCATTActaaaggtacagtgtgtacaAAGTATTTTAACAGACGTCCCTGTTGTTTGATACAGGTATCAATGCCATttcaatcacagctgacataaGCAAATCAGATGACGTCCAGAGGATGATTGACACCATCGTCTCCAAATGGGGAGCGATCCACATCGGCTGTAACAACGCCGGCATCAACATGAACTCAGCCAGTGAAGACACCAGTTTGGAGGAGTGGGACCAAACCTTTAACGTCAACCTGAGGGGGACGTTCATGTGCTGTCAGGTGTGTGTCACTGAACgtaaaacacactgtgtgtgtgtgtgtgtgtgtgtgtgtgtgtgtgtgtgtgtgtgtgtgtgtgtgtgtgtgtgtgtgtgtgtgtgtgtgtgtgtgtgtgtgtgtgtgtgtgtgtgtgtgtgtgtgtgtgtgacacagtgagacagtttaTTCTTCACCTTATTGCAGTAGTGTGATGTGAAATTTAGAGACTTCCTGAAAAATCCacaaataaatgtagatttatgtattaaattaaatcaaagttaaagcttcatttattaaacatttatttttatatcactTAACTCCTAAATATGTCCATAAGAATTTATCTCATTGCTGTTACTTTGAAACGCTTCGTAGagaggattttattttccatgtggAAAATCagacaattaaaatatattgttaatAAAATCTTCTTGGTTTCATTCAATTCTGCATCAATGCTGGATGCCACAGTTCACTAGAGAATGAGATACTCAGCCACCATCCTGTGGGGATTAGTTTAATCTGAaggtttttctttgttcatCTTTGGGAAACTGAGTGATCAGACACGACTGTGTTGAAAACGGCAGAAGAGAACAGAGACAGCATTAGGTAGAcaagtatttctgtttttatgggTCATACCAGATTTGAAATGGgtttaacatatatatattttaaagaacGAGAATAACATTTTCTACTATGGGCCCAGGAGTATAAGTTTTATACTATTTTGTCCTATGAAAACTACTGTGAAAATCTCTAAAGCTTCCCTGTTTTCAGATTCTTCAGATTTACCGACGGCTTTTTCTTATAATGGCTTTAGAAGTGGGGGAATTTTTCGTCCCAATAATTGAACACTCAATCATAATTTATCTGAAATACTTAAAAGCAACAAATAGGATATCGACTGGATGCACTCTGTAGCAGGTACAAATGATCAAATGCAACAGAGCGACAGTGATAAAACCAAAATTCTTCtcataaaataatattgaaGTAATATATGctttgttaatatttaaaaaaataaaatttaagaataaaataaaatatgctgAAAGAACTAAATTGGTTCTTGATGTTCCTTCAGTAGTCTATCTCTTTGTCTGACCTAATTATTGATGGTCCGACCAGCTGCTCTGTAGCAACTAAATTTAGTTCCACATTATCTAGTCGCTGTCAGTCATTTATTTCCATACATATGTGAGATGCTCCACCACAGCTTTAAAAGCCACTCACGTTTAACCACCATCTCTGAGTATaaactgcatgtttttgtgttgatcTATACTCGGGCCTTCTGTAGCATATCTGCGCCATAATGAGGTGTTTAATGTGTCTCTTTTCCCCCTGAATCCTTGCTTTAGGCAGCAGGTCGAGTGATGTTGAAGCAAGGATACGGCAAGATTATCAACACAGCCTCCATGGCCAGTCTAATAGGTGAGTGATGATTCTATTCCCCCACACTCTCTCTGGAGCCCCTCCATGTCTGCTTTTAATCTCTCCATTTGGCGTGGAGAGTTaggctgagaggaggagggggaggaggtgcagagtTAAATACTGTTTTGCTGTGCAGCTATGTGCGGGAGTGCACGTCGCATTAAGTAGTTTTTATCAGCAGACATGAAGTCATCATATCTGACTTACGATCGTTATACGGTTGCAGAgttgaaataagaaaacatcagCCTCATGTACGTCTtgcagttttcatgttttagaGAAAACTTAAGGTGAACCTGCACAATTAAAACAGGATTATGGagctttactttttttttttctctcttttacccCAGTTACACTGTTGTATAGAGATGCATCCACCCCTGCATACAATAAGCATAGCAGGAAATACATAGTGTTGTGATTGCGTCTCGCTGAAGCGCTTTTGCATCATAATAAACATCCCCTCTCTGCGGAGCTGTCTGGAGGATGTGGAAGGCAACCTGAGGTCCAACTTGGGAAGGGGGCGGGGTTCCTGTGCAGCGGCAGAACCTCAGCCTGTGCCAGCAGCCGTGTTTGAACAGCGGAAGAAACTTTTAGAGTTTAGCGTGAGCCCAGTAAAAGCCTTGTAATTCGCAGCGCCGGCGTAAACGGCGTAACATTCCTCCTCCAACAGGTTCCTCCGGAGAAACAGCAACACTTCATCAGCAGTATAGTCAAATCGCCAGTAAACCGCTGTGCCATATGGTCCCCAGTCCCGACTGCAGGGGCAATCTGTAAAACAGGAGCATGCTGGTAAATAGAGGCCGGCGTAAAAAAAATGATCAATTACTCACATTACGTGCAGTCCTTCAGGAATTTACTTTATTGGTCTGGACATCTGTTGTAATATTGTCATAATGTGTAATCAGATGGGACCTGTTCTAGCCAAGTGGAAGCCCAAAAAGCAGCCGTAAATGCCCAATTAAAATGCACAATGACAGCTTTTTGTCCATCTGCTGAATAGAATATGTGCTCACTAACACccctccgcacacacacacacacacacacacacacacacacacacacacacacacacacacacacacacacacacacacacacacacacacacacacacgtcgacCATCAACCACCATTTTCCTTTTCTGAATAAATGCCAGCAGCTCAAAGACACCTAGGCAGGAAATATCCATGTCGATATGGTCACACTCGGGGCTGTGTGATGACCTTACTGAGAGATTTGtgacccccccaacacacacagacctgctgaTCTGCAGCTGCTCGGTCGTGAACGTTAGCGCCACTATGGGAAAGGAGGGGCATCATTTGATCTCTCCTTATCTGCTCCGAAGAATTCGAAATGTAAAAGGCGTGCCTGATAAAGAACGTGTATTTTCCTCCACTTGAAATGGGCAATAAGTAGCAGGGTGAATGTTAAAGAGGGCTTTGGAGAATGCCCTCCTTCTacctcctcttcccttctctGGGGATTACTGCTCTTTAAGACGGGCGAGAAAACATCAATGCAGGTTTATTTAAAGGATGAAGGCATTTTCTGAATGGTATTTTGGGGCTGTATCATCAGGTCTTGAGTGAGGATTAGTGCTGTTAGGCATTTTGAGCTGTGTTTCCTGTCCTGATAAGTCGGATTTCACCTTCAATCTGCGTGTAAGCCCTGGGCTCCGCTCCTCCTCGCCTGCTCCTCTGAGGTCCTAGCCTGCTCTTATCCAGCCCTGCCCAGCCCAACCTCACCTTCTCCCGCTATCTCTCCACACTCGCTATACACAATCCCGCTCAACCACATTCTCAGCCACGGAGCCTTTGTCCTAAAGTCTACATCTTATTTCTTCCCCACCTTCTACCTCTGTCCTGGGCAGGGATGGTCcagccttttcctctccccAGGACCGCTTCTCTGCCTCCTTGCAGCTGGCCGTTATTTATCATCCCCGTCTCACACTGAAGCCATTTGGCAGTCAGATCAGCAGGTGATGAGGTTAACTACTAAAGTTGTATGTAACTTGGAGCCTTCCTCATGATGATTAATCAACCGGTAGAAAATGAGCCCCTGTCCCGGCATCCCATGCAGTGTGCAGCATCTGTGATGGTCAAGGCAAACAAATGGCTCCCTGCCTTTGTTGCTGAGGACAGAGCATAACTGGACATTATAAGCAATTAATTTTACATGGCTTCATCTGCAGcgtcccccctccccctccagccAGCTAATGGAAGCGCTTTTATGTAGTGTCCACAAGAAAGTGCATGAGCTGCAATACAAGATGTGTAGTGTGTGAGCACTCTTTGAGAAAGGAGCTGCTATGAAAGTAATGGTCGGGCAAGAGGCATCAGAGACGAATGGGTTGTGATGTACAGACGTCTTTTCTCAGAGCCTACGACTTTACCTGTTGACTTCCGAAATAATAAGAATCATCTatctattaaaaacaaacttaagaCTTAAGCTTTAATCAAACCAAACTTGTGACCGTGTGTAATTATTCCACTTTATCTTATGTGATTTAGTTTACCTGCGGCTTTGTATTGTATCTAAGTGTTGCATTGTATAGTTTGATttgtataatatattttaatcatGTGCTATTTGCTTACTTTTACTGGCCAAAGGGTTTTaatcatgtgtttgttagttagtgTTGAtggtgtgtaaataaaacacataaattatccatttatatttgtaattatataagataggtcattttattttatgtcagATATCAACGGATGAAAATTGGTTTGTACTACTAACTCTGcttcatttacagtatttactcTGTTTGATGTGCACTGTCCCTagcaaatacataaatgaaaacatgaaggaaaatattttaatctATTACCTGCGAAATCAAGTCAAAGTACATGATGCAATAAGTATGATCTTAATGAATCTTTGTGTAACTgatttctctttcctctgcccTGCAGTCCCTCATCCTCAGAAGCAGCTCTCCTACAACACGTCCAAGGCCGGAGTGGTTAAACTGACTCAGACTCTGGGCACCGAATGGATCGACCGAGGAGTGCGTGTCAACTGCATCTCACCGTGAGTGCCGTCTATTCTTGGCCATCTCTTCACTTGCTCGCTCGCGcagtgtttgtgctgaaacGCCCCGGTCCACCTTCGAGTGTGGCGAGGATTCGAGCTGCCAAAAACGAGTGGTGATTAGCGTGTTTGCTTTCATATGAAGAGCCCCCATTTGAGAGCGATGCACTAATTTAAGTCCTCAAACAATGCATCAGTGCTTAATTAGATGACGTCTTGAGGGATGAATCAACCAAACACTTGCTCTAATTGTTCTATTCAATTAGGGAATCAAATTTGCAACCTCACTCAAAGTGTCGCTGCGACAATGGAGCCTTGTTTGTATCTATTTGTCTGTGAAGCTGAGCAGcgggaagaaaagaggagaacacaggaagggttgtgtgtgtgtgtgtgtagggggagtcagtgtgtgtgtatgtgtgtgtgttaagtggAGCATCCCTTAGCCCCAGCCATCCCTGAGCAAATCCGTCCGGTGGCACCGGGCGAGCCGGGCCCAGCCACAGCCCCAGAACAAAGCCCTTGCACACGCTCAGCTTTATTTATCGGCAGCTTGTTTGCTAATTTTAATTTGCAAAGAAGCAattctctctccccctcgctAACTGGCTGTCTCAATGGGCCGCTGATTTCTTTGAAGTGACAGTCGGTAAATATGCATAAAAAAGGGACACAATTAGCGCTCGCGAGGTTGACTGGAGCCCTATTCCATTGGCAACTTTAGCCGCGGCAGTGATAAGCTGCATTATCTAGAAAATTGGCTGAGGGAAAACAGTACCTCTGATTGCCAGGAAAGGTTCCAGATAACAGGGCAGCTGAAGAGAAATATAATTGAGGTGGAATATGTTAACCAAGGTGTCACACGCTCCTTGGAAGTGCTAATTTAGCCAAATGTTGGAATTTCATATCAAGGCGCCGGGATGCATCGAACAATGATTCGGGCCTCGCGGCTTTTAGTCACTGTCACGTCGATTGTGTAGAAAGTCAGAAGTCGTCTCGTATTAGGCACAAACAGGCGTGTTgacatatttattcaaatgtgagcCGTGTGATATTtcactggaggaggtggagggggactGCATTGGCTGTGACGCGAGACAACGGACCagccacaaaaataaaagcagcacaaaatgtcttcacatGAATTCTATCTGAGTATTGTCCCTGCATCGGTAAAAAATGAGAGAGTTGTATTTAAGTAGTTAACCCAAAGGCTGTGAGCAAATTATGCCAAACGTCCCCTCGCACCCGCAGGCTCCTCCTGAGATGTGCCAGTCATTTACGTGCCACCAGTCCTACAGTAAGTATCAGAGAAGGCTCTCCATGCCCTTTCTTCGCAGGATAATTGGGTTTATTTTTGTCACCAAAGTGGTGGCTCTGAAACAACGCTGTCACTCCTGGCTCTAAACTGTGATGCCTTCTGATTTCattcctccgtctctctttttCAGGGGGATCGTTGACACCCCTCTCATCCACTCGGAGAGTCTGAGGCCTCTGGTGCAGCGCTGGCTGTCAGATATCCCTGCTGGTAGACTGGCTCAAGTGACAGACCTGCAAGCCGCAGTGGTCTACTTGGCATCTGATGCCTCCGACTACATGACAGGGCATAACTTAGTCATAGAGGGTGGGCAAAGTCTGTGGTAGAGGAGGGAGACGGAAACTTTGTTCCTCACTCACCTGGGATCAGTTTCAGAAAAAGGTGGCGTTCACATTATCTCTCTTTTAAGCACTTACAGGAGCATTATTTTATGCCCATACCAGTATTGAATTAAACATTAGAGCAATTTCAAAAAAAGTATTGTTACTGGATGTTTAGTTGTTGTTCAGCTCTGATCTATTTACGACAGGTCTCCTCCTGTATACGCTCAGTTTGATGTCACAACTGTTATAAATGTGTCAAATGTAACTTGTATGTGGGAAAAAACTGTGTCAGTAAGTTGAAAATTGAAGTGTAACTATTGAGTAATAAAATGGTGCAACAAACAGGCTtcttgttagttttttttttgttgctgacTTGTTTTAGAAAAGTCCAAAAGTGAAATGGAAAATCGTAACTCGTAAGAGTTTTGTCACAATTTCTGCTCCATATTCTCCTGACATTCGCATAAACTGAATTCTGTGtatattttgtgtctttaatgCTTTTGAAAGAAACTTGTCTTTTTCCACAAACTGAAAAGTAggttttttcattattattgttttttatataaatgtgagGCTTATTTACAGTACAATGCATAACTGACTGCATGTGTgattttttacatataaatggaaaatatttaGTTAATTTTTAATCTCGCTGATGTTCACCTGATTGATGTCAGTGTACTTCTGTATTTCGAGGTGAGCCAAAGCAGTAATTGGTTGTATAAAAGGAGCAGCACAACTGTATAATGAGTATTGAACTGTGAGTAATGCAAATATGAGATTTGTATCATAGTTTTTCAAGGTAGACGTGTGTAATTTGCTTCACCTTACTAATGGGGAAATCAGTAGTGAAACTGTATGGAGCCTACTGTCATTTcaattgtgtgcgtgtgcagaaTATTGTCAATGAGAGTTGTGTTTTGAGAGTTGTAGTGGAAGCAGAGATTGTATGTTTCATGCAAGTGCAAAAGAGAATGTGAATTTTTCATTAATACACAGACAGCCTGCAGTGTGCCACCATGTTTCCAGAAACAAAGTAATGGAATTATTCTTGTCCCTTAATTTGCACCAATTTGCAACACTAAGCTGCATTACTGACACCAGGAGTAAAACCGTGTATTAGCTTTAAATTCtagtaaaaataacagaaagtgCGAAATACAACATGGTTGATTCAGTGATGACCACCAGTTTACTTTCACACTGGAGCAGGATACCAGTGAGCTGTAATATGCCCTGTCTGCACCGTGACTTACCGCTCCCCCCGGACTCTCGTGCACCATGTGCAGGATTACGGCATCCCAGTccacctctctgcagctctttccTGCCAAATGGTCCCTACAAGTGGTGCTTGTGAGTGCCATCTTAATTGCTCCATtaactgtttgtgtgctgaGAAACAATACTTAAAGGGGAGGTTGGCCGAGGACATGACCCTGGCCACTGCAATTATGTGAAAAGTAGTGGCCAATTAGCACTCTCTGCAATGTGACactgttggtgtttgtgtgggcaACTTCAATTTCTCACTGTTAGTGACCGTCCGCCGATTTACATAATTGGGGGATTGGTCATTAATGGGAATGGCGCGTGAGAGGATCCCATTAAGATATGGAGTGAGATCTGATCATCTCCTCTGCTCGTGTGCTATTTATCTCCAGCTGTATTGGCACATTAGGTATTATTAGGATTCTTATCCCCATATTTCATAGTAAAATATCTAACTCTGGCATGTCACATTCATGCAGGGTTTTTGCAGAAATTGTTCAGAGGAAGGCAACTCTTCTTTTTTAAGGCAGTTTCAGTGTCCTGCCACTGAGGGGCAGTATGAAGACAGGCAGCGGCAGCACtgacacaaggacacaaagtTACAGGAGGTTATCACATTATTTGCTATCATCTAAAGGTAATAACACTGAACTCTGCCTTATGTGTATGTGAGGAGATTGTGATAAAATAAGAACACCTCTCCAATTCTGCTGAATAAATACtaatatattttcaattaaatgtggtttgatagTGGACAGTTACAtttcaaatgcattaaaaatgtaattatatctGTTATTTTGTCAAGAGGAGATTGGAATAATTCTTAAAGTTGAGAGAAAATTAAGTGCAAATAAGAATCTATAACAGCGGTTGATAAAGTGTAATTTACACCGGCATCTACGGACCAAATCTTTACTCAAGACAAACAGGATTTCGGTTaaactcattcattcatatttttccaaGTTGAATGAAGCTGGGACATAATGTGGTTAGTTTTGAGAGTTACAGGTAATAAAAGCGACTGTTTTATCCCAAAGTCAATCCAGACCAAAAGCCTTTTTGTTCCCAGCCCTCGTGTTGCCTGTTCACTACCATCCttcaggttcagtgtgtaaactGTTGTTTTGCCGTCATGTTTTGCACCACATTAAACTCTTTCAGAGGTCTTGTTTTCCTTTACAATTGCAGCCAAAAGAGCCAAATCCATCGTTTGAGCAGAAAAATGTGATACACCCTCAAACACCGCGGCCTGCTTCATGAGGTGTAAGTGATCTTGAATCCATTATTTATGACCTCCTTTTTGCTGCCATTACACTGAAGAGCGGGACCCGGTTGTACACGGCGCTGTTGTGCTAAACAGTTCTCCAGCAGAAAAAGCCACTTGCGTCTTCACACTTCAAATCTGCTCTGATTAATGCTCGACTCAGTCGCTGCGTGCAACATTTTACAGCGGCGGCCGTTCAGAGGGAGACCTGGGTCGATGCCGAACAACACGATGAGGCAATCGGTGTTGCTGAGCAGGCTGTGTCCTGGTGACAAGAATGCCCAGGGGTTTATGGGTGACATATTAACATTTGACAGTATCAATACAGTTTTATTGATGGATTACAGCGTCCTGTTACAGACCCAGTCGGCGAGGTGTTTGAAGATGAAATGTTATACCTTATAAATTGAGTTGAGCCCCCTGATGCTATCATCAGAGGTAGCACTGTGCAAAagcaaaaggaaaatgtcaacatttatcTTCTAATAAGGTCTAGTGGTGCTCTGTGAACTTCAAACTTAACGACCCAAGACGATTTCATTTGACTAATTACCTGATGGAAAATCTTATCTTCATTGcgctaaaaaaaactaaaatatatgtTGAAGTTTTAGCTGTCAGACACTCAGGCttatttatatgaaatgttttagtccattaaataaaaaaaaaacaatagctCAAAAAgataacacaaatacatttgctATTGTATCatccagctgtttgttttaaacaaagacacaaaaaaagagtCTCTTTTACAGAATACTCTGTTGCACTTAAAGCGATAGTTTCACATTtgaacaatgaaaacatcaaaaccaCTTTCATTTCTGTACCATAGAAATCAAGCAAGCTTTTCATTCGCTTAACTTGGCATGAAACCAGAACTTGCGgtttatcacattttatttttatatattaaccatagaccgtatataaagattgGCTAtgccaaaatatccctgatacgaatgccgccatcttgcacagtAATGATCGAGGGATAAAGCGACAGTTGTGAGGTCCTGTTGTAACACATCAAATCACAAGTCATTTGACCTGACTTATTAGTTTGGTCTTTGTCCCATccactcacatggaggaggtgggatatgtgacctatactgcagcaagccaccaggtggcgatcaagacgcttcGGGAGACAGacatctttatatccagtctatggtatcaaacaaacaagatattaCGTGTTAttgagcaggaggaggctgttTGGAATTTTGATATTTCCAGACAGAATCAACAGTTTTAACTTCATTCATGCAATGCTAAGCTAACTTGCTAATCGAGCTAGCTTCTCATTTAGCATAGGAGTTGTATGAATCTTCTCATGTAACTCTCGGGAAGAAGcaaacaatttatttatttaagttcatttcttcattaaaaagcACCTTGGCACCCACTATTGTTTCGTTGTgatctgatttgatttgaagcaTCGAG encodes the following:
- the zgc:113054 gene encoding uncharacterized protein zgc:113054, with product MSARKVPDTPVEVLVDLLTKASELATSSGNVPEELTRHLQKALDVASGLDDYMEKMTTQESEPLAELFKETISHDWDQVHKEGKTMFRLPKECITGHVEGQTLKMLIHMSQAKKVLEIGMFTGYGALSMAEGLPDDGHLVACELEPYLKEFALPFFDKSPHGKKITVKTGSAMDTLQELAAAGEQFDMIFIDADKNNYINYYNFILDNNLLKLRGVICVDNSLFKAKVYLKDTTDANGLALREFNQFVLSDPRVEQVIIPLRDGISIIRRVSVASECSRTQCKITDDEVFRGVKGQPILDRMRLDGKVAYVTGAGQGIGRGFAHALGEAGAKVAVVDMDKVKAETVAEELSLKGINAISITADISKSDDVQRMIDTIVSKWGAIHIGCNNAGINMNSASEDTSLEEWDQTFNVNLRGTFMCCQAAGRVMLKQGYGKIINTASMASLIVPHPQKQLSYNTSKAGVVKLTQTLGTEWIDRGVRVNCISPGIVDTPLIHSESLRPLVQRWLSDIPAGRLAQVTDLQAAVVYLASDASDYMTGHNLVIEGGQSLW